In Aliiglaciecola sp. LCG003, a genomic segment contains:
- a CDS encoding diguanylate cyclase, which yields MFTHDFYTESEKFLDHARILIVDDHDINLEIIKAHLSPLYDVYTAKSGEEALEFCYRKQPDLVIMDVQMPGMGGLKACQYIKNEPVLCNIPVLFATALDKPSDEATCWNAGGSDFITKPISPETLLNRVKAQLKYKLQTDTLREFAFLDGLTGIYNRRYFDDCCKRQVGLANRKEQPLSLLMIDIDYFKQYNDHFGHLAGDDTLKVTAEKIVTTLKRPTDFACRYGGEEFACLLPDTDKEGAAYIAEELIRAVNSLKIYHPKSPFNYVSISVGIGCIDEQIDTGDLLINSADKQLYKAKNYGRKCWA from the coding sequence TTGTTTACTCATGATTTTTACACTGAATCTGAAAAATTTTTAGACCATGCGCGCATTCTAATTGTAGATGATCATGATATAAATCTAGAAATTATTAAAGCCCACCTCTCTCCCCTATACGATGTCTATACTGCCAAATCAGGTGAAGAAGCCCTAGAATTCTGTTATCGAAAGCAACCTGATCTGGTCATTATGGACGTACAAATGCCCGGCATGGGGGGTCTCAAAGCCTGCCAATATATTAAAAATGAGCCGGTGTTATGTAATATTCCCGTGTTATTCGCCACAGCCTTGGATAAACCTTCCGATGAAGCAACTTGCTGGAATGCAGGGGGAAGCGATTTTATTACCAAGCCCATTTCCCCTGAGACATTACTCAATCGAGTCAAAGCTCAGCTCAAGTATAAACTGCAAACTGACACCCTTAGAGAATTTGCTTTTTTAGATGGTTTGACCGGTATCTACAATCGTCGATATTTTGATGATTGCTGTAAGCGACAAGTGGGCTTGGCTAATCGAAAGGAGCAACCTCTGAGTTTATTAATGATCGATATCGATTATTTTAAACAATACAATGACCACTTTGGACACCTTGCAGGCGATGACACCCTCAAGGTAACTGCCGAAAAAATAGTTACCACCTTAAAGCGCCCTACTGACTTTGCTTGTCGCTATGGTGGCGAAGAGTTTGCTTGCTTACTTCCTGATACTGATAAGGAAGGAGCAGCTTATATCGCAGAGGAACTCATTCGTGCGGTGAATAGTTTAAAAATATACCATCCAAAGTCTCCCTTTAATTATGTCAGCATTAGTGTGGGTATTGGTTGTATAGATGAACAAATCGATACTGGAGATTTACTGATAAACAGCGCTGATAAACAGTTATATAAAGCCAAAAATTATGGAAGGAAGTGTTGGGCTTAG
- a CDS encoding transporter substrate-binding domain-containing protein, whose amino-acid sequence MFKLHLSTIWLLAFMLVCPAAYSQLQIRSAVSPEFPDGLHRQYLAYLADKLNAKLVVSYLPFARRLVELRHGDLDIMVGLKEGRIEIKELIYLKPNYESIQQVLFVRVQDQETLTSISALAKVHIAGTIKAEYFSARTKRPRLNLVEVSTLEQKIQLLDRGRAEGFIHFPQSTYAMLNTISTHNTIVPANFQPASQQQYYFAISKQSSLIDRVPELERILVEGSKNGDFARIRQTYYANELDY is encoded by the coding sequence TTGTTCAAACTTCATCTTTCCACAATTTGGCTGCTAGCATTCATGTTGGTTTGTCCTGCTGCTTATTCGCAGTTGCAAATACGTTCTGCTGTATCCCCTGAATTCCCAGACGGCCTACATAGGCAGTATTTGGCTTATCTTGCGGATAAATTGAATGCTAAACTGGTTGTTAGCTACCTTCCTTTTGCCAGAAGATTGGTAGAGTTACGTCACGGTGATTTAGATATCATGGTTGGCCTAAAAGAAGGGCGTATTGAAATTAAAGAACTGATTTACCTAAAACCAAATTATGAATCAATTCAACAAGTGCTTTTTGTCCGTGTTCAAGATCAAGAAACATTAACCAGTATTTCTGCTTTAGCAAAAGTGCATATAGCAGGCACAATCAAAGCAGAATATTTTTCAGCACGAACTAAACGACCAAGGTTAAACCTCGTTGAAGTATCTACATTAGAACAGAAAATTCAGTTATTAGACCGGGGGAGAGCCGAGGGGTTTATTCATTTCCCGCAAAGTACTTATGCCATGTTAAACACTATTAGTACCCATAATACTATTGTGCCAGCTAACTTCCAGCCAGCGAGTCAGCAACAGTATTATTTTGCTATAAGTAAACAATCAAGTTTGATTGATCGCGTGCCTGAACTTGAGAGAATTTTAGTTGAAGGGTCGAAAAATGGCGATTTTGCGCGTATAAGACAAACTTACTATGCAAATGAATTAGATTACTAA
- the fabA gene encoding 3-hydroxyacyl-[acyl-carrier-protein] dehydratase FabA, with protein sequence MSEFKSSFNKEDLLACSRGELFGPGNSQLPAPNMLMMDRIVTISETGGKFDKGYIIAELDITPDLWFFDCHFPGDPVMPGCLGLDAMWQLVGFFLGWCGGPGKGRALGVGEVKFTGQILPTAKKVTYKIDMKRVIKRKLFMGMADGVVEVDGREIYAADNLKVGLFQDTSNF encoded by the coding sequence ATGAGCGAATTTAAATCAAGTTTTAACAAAGAAGACCTTTTGGCTTGTAGCAGGGGTGAATTGTTTGGTCCAGGCAATAGTCAGTTGCCGGCGCCCAATATGTTAATGATGGACCGCATTGTGACTATCAGTGAAACAGGTGGTAAGTTTGATAAGGGCTATATTATTGCCGAATTAGATATCACACCAGATTTATGGTTTTTCGATTGTCACTTTCCTGGCGATCCCGTGATGCCTGGATGTCTAGGTTTGGATGCCATGTGGCAACTAGTTGGTTTTTTCTTAGGTTGGTGTGGTGGTCCTGGTAAAGGTCGCGCCTTGGGTGTGGGTGAAGTGAAATTTACTGGACAAATATTACCAACGGCTAAGAAAGTCACCTACAAAATAGATATGAAGCGAGTCATTAAGCGCAAACTATTCATGGGAATGGCTGATGGTGTGGTAGAGGTCGACGGTCGTGAAATTTATGCTGCAGATAATCTTAAAGTAGGATTGTTTCAGGATACTAGTAATTTCTAA
- the rmf gene encoding ribosome modulation factor: MKRQKRDKLSRAHSKGYQAGISGRSKENCPFQTIESRSQWLGGWREAIEDRNLGLSNR; encoded by the coding sequence ATGAAAAGACAAAAAAGAGATAAACTTTCCCGTGCTCATTCAAAAGGCTATCAAGCAGGTATATCAGGTCGTTCTAAAGAAAATTGCCCATTCCAAACAATCGAATCCCGTTCTCAGTGGTTAGGCGGATGGCGAGAAGCCATAGAAGATAGGAATCTAGGATTAAGTAACCGCTGA
- a CDS encoding DUF3466 family protein: MRISRLAYGLTLSILTVATAQAAKYRVVELPLRDQGVYSFASAINDKGEVAATIRTPFNPPIDVDLLNFESEVLINTLTDLGAAAVGNINREDLVILYSFITNSSNSANPFFQQLASVQSFISNNAEAELLKAFDVIEPDLEGLTKSADTTVHGINNFSATVGTAEYPFRKVEYRNENGNNLVYHYQEFLPHGFLDINGQTFSVPPTEDFMGGVSEAFDINDSFEVAGAGSIEVVDSFEELTDQCEDPDLRGDVPYEACIRSIFDSYLNTIASNSQSNVRPVDKVFRRRGMIWRFDSSGQLLSSRELGILINPQPGNEKFYASTAKAINNNGIAAGVSDTYYQDSENIVVQQAAVFDGEEAFGFIDDQIYIQSQASDINDNDLVVGQAQIIINGAVRTKFFVHDYQGEFTNFPDDFFNTSSSVARAINNNNLVVGEGEVDTSLTGVRRREAFLYSVDEDTFTNINTLLSCDTPYTIVQANDINDNDEISATAVIYREVNDVTGQLALDERGNTIFENVTVAVKLVPIPSGTIDDCRLITEPVKRKGGSNGLFIFGLLLVGLHRVFKR; encoded by the coding sequence ATGAGAATAAGTAGGCTGGCCTATGGGCTAACTCTTTCGATATTAACCGTTGCCACCGCGCAAGCGGCTAAATATAGAGTCGTAGAATTACCCTTAAGAGATCAGGGAGTGTATAGCTTTGCATCTGCAATAAATGATAAGGGAGAAGTAGCCGCCACCATTAGAACCCCTTTTAACCCGCCAATTGATGTGGATTTGCTTAATTTTGAAAGCGAAGTCCTCATAAACACTCTGACGGATTTAGGCGCTGCTGCCGTGGGTAATATTAATCGTGAAGATTTAGTTATTCTGTACAGTTTTATTACTAACTCAAGCAATTCGGCAAACCCTTTTTTCCAACAATTAGCCAGTGTGCAAAGCTTTATCAGCAATAATGCAGAGGCCGAGTTATTAAAAGCCTTTGATGTTATTGAACCTGATTTGGAGGGCTTGACCAAAAGTGCAGACACTACTGTACATGGTATTAATAATTTTTCTGCTACAGTAGGTACTGCTGAGTATCCGTTTAGAAAAGTTGAGTATCGTAACGAAAACGGCAATAATCTGGTTTACCATTACCAAGAGTTTCTGCCCCATGGCTTTCTCGATATCAATGGTCAGACTTTTAGTGTGCCCCCCACTGAAGATTTTATGGGCGGGGTGAGTGAAGCCTTTGATATAAACGATAGTTTTGAAGTAGCAGGCGCAGGTTCAATCGAAGTTGTTGATAGCTTCGAAGAACTAACAGATCAGTGTGAAGACCCAGATTTACGTGGTGATGTACCCTATGAAGCCTGTATACGTAGTATTTTCGATTCCTATTTGAATACGATTGCAAGTAACAGTCAAAGTAATGTTAGACCCGTTGATAAAGTCTTTCGACGCCGGGGAATGATTTGGCGTTTCGACTCTTCAGGTCAATTATTGAGTAGCCGAGAATTAGGCATATTGATTAATCCTCAGCCGGGGAATGAAAAGTTTTATGCCAGTACTGCCAAAGCGATTAACAATAATGGCATTGCAGCCGGTGTGTCTGATACTTATTACCAGGATTCAGAGAACATAGTGGTTCAGCAGGCAGCCGTTTTTGATGGTGAAGAAGCCTTTGGATTTATAGATGACCAAATCTATATTCAAAGTCAAGCGAGCGATATAAATGACAACGATCTAGTAGTAGGTCAAGCGCAAATCATCATCAATGGTGCAGTTAGAACAAAATTTTTCGTGCATGATTATCAAGGAGAATTTACCAATTTCCCTGATGATTTTTTCAATACCTCATCTAGTGTCGCTCGAGCGATCAACAACAATAATTTAGTAGTAGGGGAAGGGGAAGTTGATACTAGCCTAACCGGGGTAAGACGTCGTGAAGCTTTTCTTTATAGCGTAGATGAAGATACTTTTACCAATATAAATACCTTATTAAGTTGTGACACTCCGTACACTATAGTGCAAGCCAATGATATCAATGATAACGATGAGATCTCGGCAACAGCTGTTATCTATCGTGAAGTAAATGATGTAACCGGTCAATTGGCTCTTGATGAACGAGGTAACACTATTTTTGAAAACGTCACAGTAGCGGTTAAGTTGGTTCCAATTCCAAGTGGTACAATCGACGATTGTCGACTGATAACAGAGCCCGTTAAGCGTAAAGGCGGAAGTAATGGCCTGTTTATATTCGGGTTACTGCTAGTTGGCCTACATCGAGTGTTTAAGCGTTAA
- a CDS encoding ABC transporter ATP-binding protein — protein sequence MSLIQLKNACLAYGHSALLDHVELVVHPGERVCLVGRNGCGKSTLLKVLGEEQTLDDGQRIVSSDVRIARLAQDPPESVESSLFDYVAEGMAEKGQLLKDYFHLTTIIGEDPSEKNLNKLEYLQQQLDHHDGWKFEQQISQVLTLLGLEANQQLSSLSGGWRRKAALARALVGDPDVLLLDEPTNHLDISMIKWLEEIVKDYKGAIVFVSHDRAFIRSVATRILDLDRGKLTSYPGNYQTYLDQKEQDLQIEANANAEFDKKLSQEETWIRQGIKARRTRNEGRVRALKALRNEHAQRRNVQGRAKVTVSTGGNSGKMVFEATDLHYTIEDKLIIENLEVSIFRGDKLALIGPNGCGKSTLIKLLMGQLEPTSGHVRQGANIQAAYFDQHRNALDLDKTVIDAVADGKRDVMVNGHSKHVISYLQDYLFTPERVNSPVRSLSGGEKNRLLLAKLLLKPNNLLILDEPTNDLDVETLELLEEILSSYKGTLILVSHDREFVDNVATSSLFFEGQGKLKEFVGGYTDVESWYESEKKLTPQETSVKSASHKAQPEKRKVKKLAYKYQVELEKLPLEIEKLEVKVSQLQVKISDPELFKRSADDFNQAVAELSAQESKLATAFARWDELEGMQAE from the coding sequence TTGAGTTTAATACAACTTAAAAATGCCTGTTTGGCATATGGACATTCTGCTCTATTAGACCATGTTGAATTAGTCGTTCACCCAGGAGAACGAGTATGTTTGGTTGGCCGTAATGGCTGCGGAAAATCGACATTACTGAAAGTGTTAGGTGAAGAACAAACCCTAGATGATGGTCAAAGGATTGTATCCTCTGATGTGCGAATTGCGCGCTTGGCTCAAGACCCACCTGAGAGCGTAGAATCAAGCCTTTTTGATTACGTCGCAGAAGGGATGGCCGAAAAAGGACAGTTACTAAAAGATTATTTCCACCTCACCACTATTATTGGTGAAGACCCCAGTGAGAAAAATCTCAATAAATTAGAATATTTGCAGCAACAACTTGACCATCATGATGGTTGGAAGTTCGAGCAACAAATTAGTCAAGTTTTAACCTTACTCGGCTTAGAAGCAAACCAACAATTATCATCCTTGTCCGGTGGCTGGCGAAGAAAAGCGGCATTGGCTAGAGCGCTAGTGGGTGATCCCGATGTTCTGTTACTTGATGAGCCTACCAACCACTTAGATATCAGTATGATAAAGTGGTTAGAAGAAATTGTTAAAGATTATAAAGGCGCTATCGTCTTTGTCAGCCATGACCGGGCATTTATCCGTTCTGTAGCAACTCGCATCTTAGATCTTGATAGGGGAAAACTAACCAGTTACCCCGGCAATTACCAAACTTATCTTGATCAAAAAGAGCAGGATTTACAAATTGAGGCTAATGCCAATGCCGAATTTGACAAAAAATTGTCGCAAGAAGAAACCTGGATCCGTCAGGGCATAAAGGCCAGACGTACGCGCAATGAGGGCCGTGTCAGAGCATTAAAAGCATTACGTAATGAGCATGCCCAGAGACGCAATGTACAAGGTCGCGCCAAGGTTACCGTCAGCACCGGAGGCAACTCGGGCAAGATGGTATTCGAAGCCACAGATTTGCATTATACCATTGAAGATAAATTGATTATTGAAAACCTCGAAGTCAGTATATTTCGGGGTGACAAATTGGCCCTTATCGGTCCCAATGGTTGTGGTAAAAGTACACTGATCAAATTATTGATGGGGCAACTTGAACCAACTTCCGGCCATGTTCGTCAAGGGGCCAATATTCAGGCCGCTTATTTCGATCAACACCGAAATGCTCTTGACCTAGACAAAACGGTTATTGATGCAGTTGCTGATGGTAAACGTGACGTGATGGTAAATGGTCATAGCAAGCACGTGATCAGTTACTTGCAAGATTATTTATTTACCCCAGAGCGGGTGAATTCACCGGTCAGATCCTTGTCTGGTGGAGAAAAGAATCGTCTTTTACTCGCGAAACTTCTACTCAAACCAAATAACCTATTAATTCTCGATGAGCCTACCAATGATTTGGATGTTGAAACATTAGAATTATTAGAGGAGATTTTATCGAGTTACAAAGGGACATTAATTTTGGTTAGCCACGACAGGGAGTTTGTCGATAATGTCGCTACCAGCAGTCTATTCTTTGAAGGGCAGGGCAAACTAAAAGAGTTCGTCGGAGGCTATACCGATGTTGAATCTTGGTATGAATCAGAAAAAAAACTGACACCTCAGGAAACTTCTGTAAAATCAGCGAGTCATAAAGCTCAGCCAGAAAAGCGTAAAGTTAAAAAGTTAGCTTATAAATATCAAGTGGAATTGGAAAAATTACCGCTAGAAATCGAAAAACTAGAAGTTAAGGTTAGTCAATTGCAGGTAAAGATAAGTGATCCTGAACTGTTTAAACGCTCCGCGGATGATTTTAATCAAGCAGTTGCAGAGTTATCAGCACAAGAATCAAAGCTTGCTACTGCCTTTGCTAGGTGGGACGAGTTGGAAGGCATGCAAGCTGAATAA
- a CDS encoding glutaredoxin family protein, whose protein sequence is MQLQFFSGQQCHLCDLAQQLLDQHPRNQSIEIIKLDVKSDPALYHLYGARIPVLKRQDNQQELAWPFDADLLSEFLN, encoded by the coding sequence ATGCAGTTACAATTTTTTAGCGGTCAACAATGTCATTTATGTGATTTAGCACAGCAGTTGCTAGATCAACACCCTCGCAATCAATCGATTGAAATTATCAAGCTTGATGTGAAGTCAGATCCTGCACTTTATCACCTTTATGGTGCCAGGATCCCAGTCTTAAAACGTCAGGATAATCAACAAGAATTAGCTTGGCCGTTTGACGCTGACCTACTAAGTGAGTTTTTAAATTGA
- the rlmKL gene encoding bifunctional 23S rRNA (guanine(2069)-N(7))-methyltransferase RlmK/23S rRNA (guanine(2445)-N(2))-methyltransferase RlmL, with protein MLDITVTTSKGLDDLLLEEVSQLCDQRQISQRPGQVYFSGELSDVYQICLWSRLANRVLIKVAQGKIDNAEDLYQIVTEVEWAHHFALNNTFAVDFIGTNRTINNTQFGALKVKDAIVDQFTQRFGERPNVDKTRPDIRIQARARRENIEIYIDISGKSLHQRHYRQQTGKAPLKEHIACAMLIRSGWTKNHQLPLFDPMCGSGTIAIEAALMAGNIAPGVNRAAWGFDNWLKHDESLWLEAVEKAKSEAVTPKVSIFANDMDKRVLNHAKQNADAAGVYQWITFFNSDATKLQLDSAPGVIVSNPPYGERLSELTELLPVFQAWGEHLKMHFQGWHMSLLTANRDLLKQLKFVAKKDYGIMNGPIECVLVNYLLDEKNCQIREQQSINSDFANRLSKNLKSLSRWLKQQDTDCYRIYDADLPEYNAAIDRYADWLVVQEYAPPKDVPEQKARKRLHEILIALPSATGVPANNIVVKTRQQQKGSNQYNKVSERNVGLKVHENGAQFIVNLSDYLDTGLFLDHRITRQLIQQRSKNKDVLNLFAYTGSVSVHAGLGGARSVTTVDMSKTYIQWARENVQLNKLQGAFEFVQADCLTWLERHDQQYDLLFIDPPSFSNSKRMENTWDVQRDYLGLLANAKKCLRPGGEIVFSNNLRSFKLDQQAVGDLGFKIEDWTQKTLPEDFKRNPKIHHCWLLTDSGS; from the coding sequence ATGTTAGATATCACAGTTACCACTTCCAAAGGTCTGGATGATTTGCTTTTAGAAGAAGTGTCGCAGTTATGTGACCAAAGGCAAATTAGTCAGCGGCCAGGCCAAGTTTATTTTAGCGGAGAGCTGTCCGATGTTTATCAGATATGTCTATGGTCCAGATTAGCCAATCGAGTGCTGATTAAGGTCGCGCAAGGCAAAATAGATAATGCCGAAGATTTGTATCAGATAGTCACCGAGGTTGAGTGGGCCCATCACTTTGCCCTGAATAATACCTTTGCCGTTGACTTTATCGGAACTAACCGCACCATCAATAATACTCAGTTTGGTGCGCTAAAAGTCAAAGATGCTATTGTAGATCAGTTCACTCAGCGATTTGGTGAGCGTCCAAATGTAGATAAAACCCGACCAGATATTCGTATTCAAGCCCGTGCCCGTCGAGAGAATATCGAAATTTATATCGATATTTCTGGCAAAAGTTTACATCAGCGTCATTACCGTCAACAAACCGGTAAAGCGCCGCTAAAAGAACATATTGCCTGCGCAATGTTAATCCGCAGCGGGTGGACCAAAAATCACCAGTTGCCCCTTTTCGACCCTATGTGCGGTTCCGGGACCATAGCGATTGAAGCGGCTTTAATGGCTGGCAATATTGCCCCGGGTGTAAATCGAGCTGCATGGGGATTTGATAACTGGTTAAAGCATGACGAAAGCTTATGGCTAGAGGCGGTAGAGAAGGCTAAATCGGAAGCAGTTACGCCTAAAGTATCCATTTTTGCCAACGATATGGATAAACGGGTGCTCAATCATGCCAAGCAAAATGCCGATGCGGCAGGGGTATATCAATGGATCACCTTCTTTAATTCTGATGCCACCAAATTACAACTCGACAGCGCCCCTGGGGTGATAGTGTCGAATCCTCCCTATGGCGAACGGTTAAGTGAGCTGACTGAATTGTTGCCTGTATTCCAAGCGTGGGGCGAGCATTTGAAAATGCATTTCCAAGGCTGGCATATGAGTCTACTAACGGCTAATCGCGACCTGTTAAAGCAATTAAAATTTGTCGCTAAGAAAGACTACGGGATCATGAATGGGCCAATCGAATGTGTGTTGGTCAATTATCTGTTAGATGAAAAGAATTGCCAGATCAGAGAACAGCAAAGTATTAACTCTGACTTTGCGAATCGTCTTAGTAAAAATTTAAAATCTTTGAGTCGTTGGTTAAAACAACAAGACACTGATTGTTATAGAATTTACGACGCTGATTTACCAGAATACAATGCCGCAATCGACCGCTACGCAGATTGGTTGGTGGTACAAGAATATGCACCACCCAAGGATGTACCAGAGCAAAAAGCTAGAAAAAGATTACATGAAATCTTAATCGCTTTGCCCAGCGCAACTGGCGTTCCAGCGAATAATATTGTGGTGAAAACACGCCAACAACAAAAAGGCAGTAATCAGTACAACAAGGTATCAGAGCGCAATGTGGGCTTAAAAGTACATGAAAATGGCGCACAATTTATAGTCAATTTGAGTGATTATTTGGATACAGGTTTATTTTTAGACCATAGGATCACTCGCCAATTGATCCAGCAGCGTAGCAAAAATAAAGATGTGCTGAATTTGTTTGCTTACACTGGTAGCGTGTCCGTGCATGCAGGCCTAGGTGGTGCGCGCTCAGTCACTACTGTCGACATGTCAAAAACCTACATACAATGGGCACGAGAAAATGTGCAGCTAAATAAACTCCAAGGTGCCTTCGAATTCGTTCAAGCAGATTGTTTAACTTGGTTAGAGCGTCACGATCAGCAATATGATCTACTGTTTATCGACCCACCGTCTTTTTCCAATTCTAAACGTATGGAAAATACCTGGGATGTGCAACGGGATTACTTAGGCCTGTTGGCCAATGCGAAAAAGTGCCTGCGTCCCGGTGGCGAGATAGTTTTTTCAAATAATTTACGTAGCTTTAAGTTAGACCAACAGGCGGTTGGGGATTTAGGTTTTAAGATTGAGGATTGGACTCAGAAAACTCTGCCAGAAGATTTTAAACGTAACCCCAAAATACATCATTGTTGGTTGTTAACGGATAGCGGATCATAG
- a CDS encoding cell division protein ZapC domain-containing protein, whose translation MLLPSGKWKWFIDQASSSLLVELDAGLTFQTAYQVSQLKVSPDGLFFDIEHSDYFIQCIDALDESGVPFDDSIKMQIAINASAARCFHKPVLNKSWLYTKQNLCLIDDQQQLAWISHNQETYLVMTLERKGDTVLCMNLSEQFVTSDHKIHPQFSLLSVLSDRLLAFDQLGENEEEGQYEDALNSQTSVTKVNSMY comes from the coding sequence ATGCTATTACCAAGTGGAAAGTGGAAATGGTTTATTGATCAAGCATCAAGTAGTTTGTTGGTTGAATTAGATGCAGGTTTAACCTTCCAAACGGCCTATCAAGTATCCCAGCTCAAGGTATCTCCTGACGGTTTGTTTTTTGATATTGAACATTCAGATTATTTTATCCAGTGTATCGATGCACTAGATGAAAGTGGCGTGCCATTTGATGATTCAATCAAGATGCAAATTGCCATAAATGCATCCGCAGCCCGCTGTTTTCATAAGCCTGTGCTGAATAAGAGTTGGCTTTATACTAAACAGAATCTTTGTTTAATAGACGACCAACAGCAGCTAGCTTGGATAAGTCATAATCAAGAAACATATTTGGTTATGACCTTGGAACGTAAAGGAGATACTGTATTGTGTATGAATCTTTCTGAACAGTTTGTGACATCTGATCATAAAATACACCCACAGTTTTCTTTGCTTAGCGTATTATCCGATCGATTACTAGCCTTTGATCAACTTGGCGAAAATGAAGAGGAAGGTCAGTACGAAGACGCGCTAAATAGTCAGACTTCAGTTACCAAGGTAAATAGCATGTATTAG
- the pyrD gene encoding quinone-dependent dihydroorotate dehydrogenase, protein MYSVAQKALFHCDPEWSHDFTLNWLKKTQHNMLNLTYKQDVPDHPTQCLGIQFRNPVGLAAGLDKNGECIDAFAAMGFGFIEIGTVTPLAQAGNDKPRMFRLPQAQAIINRMGFNNKGVDYLVEQVKQSEYSGVLGINIGKNKQTEEANALDDYLICLRKVYQHASYITVNISSPNTPGLRALQYGEALENLLHGLKAEQQILVDKYGKYVPIVVKIAPDLTDQEVIGIAHSLCKAEMDGVIATNTTLDRSQVVGLPHAEEAGGLSGAVLTDKSLHVTQVLAKALDKAMPIIGVGGIDSSHTANARLQAGASLVQIYSSLIYKGPRLIKQIVDGLN, encoded by the coding sequence ATGTATTCAGTCGCACAAAAAGCACTTTTCCATTGTGATCCAGAATGGAGCCATGATTTCACGCTAAACTGGTTGAAAAAAACTCAGCACAATATGCTGAATTTAACCTACAAACAAGATGTACCGGACCACCCAACACAGTGCTTGGGTATTCAGTTTCGCAATCCAGTAGGTCTGGCCGCTGGTTTGGACAAAAATGGCGAATGTATTGATGCTTTTGCCGCTATGGGATTTGGCTTTATTGAAATCGGCACTGTAACGCCGCTAGCTCAAGCAGGAAATGATAAACCCAGGATGTTCCGCCTTCCACAAGCTCAGGCAATCATTAATCGTATGGGCTTCAACAACAAAGGCGTGGATTATTTGGTAGAACAGGTCAAACAGTCGGAATACTCTGGAGTGTTGGGCATCAATATAGGTAAAAATAAGCAAACTGAAGAAGCCAATGCGTTGGACGACTACTTAATTTGCTTACGAAAAGTCTATCAACATGCTAGTTATATTACGGTTAATATTTCGTCTCCTAATACTCCAGGCTTACGTGCCTTACAATATGGCGAGGCTTTGGAAAACTTGCTGCATGGATTAAAAGCAGAACAACAGATTTTAGTCGATAAATACGGTAAATATGTGCCTATCGTTGTTAAGATCGCCCCTGATCTAACGGACCAAGAAGTGATTGGGATTGCGCATTCCTTATGTAAAGCTGAAATGGATGGTGTGATTGCCACCAATACAACCTTGGATAGAAGCCAGGTTGTGGGTTTACCTCATGCTGAGGAGGCCGGTGGGTTAAGCGGGGCAGTGTTAACGGATAAAAGTTTGCACGTCACTCAAGTGTTAGCCAAAGCGTTAGACAAAGCAATGCCAATCATTGGCGTGGGCGGTATTGATTCCAGCCATACTGCTAACGCTCGATTACAGGCCGGCGCCAGTTTGGTGCAAATATACTCTAGTTTGATTTATAAAGGGCCAAGGTTAATTAAGCAAATTGTCGATGGACTCAATTAA